In Candidatus Saccharimonadales bacterium, the following are encoded in one genomic region:
- a CDS encoding prepilin-type N-terminal cleavage/methylation domain-containing protein, with protein sequence NIKKMKSEKGFTIVELLIVIVVIGILAAIIIVAYQGVTSRAKAAQYVTDVTSIIKKGESYAAINNNYALTAAGSDLASVTTQTTTGGTLTALFNATNETKLPASVAIFAVVAYGSGPSLAQANVAINISSTVNYYYVSYCTTGKGMRVYYPDPVGSTVKTSDVGVCP encoded by the coding sequence CAAATATTAAAAAAATGAAGTCAGAAAAAGGCTTTACGATCGTTGAGCTCTTGATCGTCATTGTGGTCATTGGTATTTTAGCCGCGATCATTATTGTTGCTTATCAGGGCGTAACATCACGTGCAAAAGCTGCTCAGTACGTAACTGATGTCACATCAATTATCAAGAAGGGTGAGTCGTATGCTGCAATTAACAATAACTACGCTCTTACTGCGGCAGGCTCCGATTTAGCTAGTGTAACTACGCAAACAACCACTGGAGGAACGCTTACGGCACTATTTAATGCTACTAATGAGACCAAACTACCTGCTTCTGTCGCTATTTTCGCAGTCGTAGCTTATGGTAGTGGACCATCGCTGGCACAAGCAAATGTTGCAATTAATATCAGCTCAACAGTCAACTATTACTACGTATCCTATTGTACAACTGGTAAAGGGATGCGCGTGTACTACCCAGATCCTGTTGGTAGCACTGTTAAGACATCTGATGTAGGTGTTTGCCCTTAG
- the glyA gene encoding serine hydroxymethyltransferase: MKDTIIADLIAGEETREREGLELIPSENYVSRDVLTALGSVFTNKYSEGYPGKRYYGGQEFTDQVEQLAIDRAKQLFGANHANVQPHSGAPANEAVYSAWLKPGDTVLAMDLSHGGHLTHGAPVTRSAQLYNFIRYKMKNIETGEIDYDELLALALEHKPKIIIAGFSAYPRELDYAKFAAIGNEVGALLMADMAHIAGLIVGGVAKNPFDYGFHVITTTTHKTLRGPRGGLILTKGKVGNPLRAPEKTIENIPTLIDRSIFPGMQGGPHMHVIAAKAVAFGEALKPEFKQYAAQIVKNAAVLADELQKRGFKLVTGGTSNHLILADVYKSFGIDGKVAEIAIDKIGLTLNANSVADDPLPPFRPSGIRLGTPAVTTRGLKEEHMATLAEWMKKAIDAREDDEALNALRIEVKEFTKQFPLPSDK, from the coding sequence ATGAAAGACACAATAATTGCCGATTTAATTGCAGGCGAAGAAACCCGTGAGCGCGAAGGTTTAGAGCTCATCCCAAGTGAAAACTATGTTAGTCGTGATGTCCTAACTGCTTTAGGAAGTGTCTTTACAAATAAGTATTCTGAAGGGTATCCGGGAAAACGTTACTACGGTGGTCAGGAATTTACCGATCAGGTAGAGCAGCTCGCAATTGACCGCGCAAAACAGTTATTTGGAGCCAATCATGCGAATGTTCAGCCGCACAGCGGCGCTCCTGCTAACGAAGCAGTGTATAGTGCATGGCTGAAGCCAGGTGACACAGTTTTAGCGATGGACTTATCTCATGGTGGGCACTTAACACACGGTGCGCCAGTAACTCGTAGCGCACAACTATACAACTTCATTCGTTATAAAATGAAAAATATCGAAACCGGCGAAATTGATTATGACGAACTTCTTGCTCTCGCTTTAGAGCACAAACCCAAGATTATCATCGCTGGATTCAGTGCGTACCCTCGTGAACTTGACTACGCAAAGTTTGCAGCAATTGGTAATGAAGTCGGGGCACTACTTATGGCAGATATGGCACATATTGCTGGATTGATTGTCGGTGGTGTTGCAAAGAATCCATTTGACTATGGGTTCCATGTTATCACGACAACAACGCATAAAACTCTTCGTGGTCCACGCGGCGGTCTCATCCTCACAAAAGGTAAAGTCGGTAATCCGCTTAGGGCTCCTGAAAAGACAATAGAAAACATCCCAACACTTATTGATCGCTCAATCTTTCCTGGTATGCAGGGAGGCCCTCATATGCATGTCATTGCAGCGAAGGCAGTTGCTTTTGGTGAAGCGCTTAAGCCAGAATTTAAGCAATATGCGGCTCAAATAGTTAAAAATGCTGCAGTCCTCGCAGATGAGCTTCAAAAACGTGGATTTAAGCTTGTAACGGGCGGAACTAGCAATCATTTGATTCTTGCCGATGTTTACAAAAGCTTTGGTATTGATGGCAAAGTAGCCGAGATTGCAATTGATAAGATTGGTCTGACACTTAATGCCAACTCAGTTGCCGATGATCCACTCCCGCCTTTCCGCCCAAGTGGTATTAGGTTAGGCACTCCAGCAGTGACTACAAGAGGGTTGAAAGAAGAACACATGGCGACACTGGCCGAATGGATGAAAAAGGCGATTGACGCGCGCGAGGATGATGAAGCTTTGAATGCACTTCGCATTGAGGTGAAGGAATTCACAAAGCAATTCCCATTACCGAGTGATAAATAA
- a CDS encoding UDP-N-acetylglucosamine 1-carboxyvinyltransferase: MEPDNYKLKIGQLIQETRQHRGFTQTQLAEALNTSQSAINRIEKGGQNISLEMIARISDVLSRNIVTLNQTGKINFQVNGGRTLSGSIEVKTSKNAAVGLLCASLLNKGKTTLRRVARIEEVNRIIEVLNSIGVKTKWLPHNDLEIVPPKRLQLEKMDAEAAKRTRSIIMFLGPLLHQYRDFKIPFAGGCNLGTRTVEPHMVGLAPFGLSVEATTNYYHATSKKVGVDRAILLTERGETVSENIIMAAALYPGKTVIRNISFNYMVQDVCYFVQKLGVKIDGIGTTTLTIHGVDSIDMDVEYYPSEDPIEAMSFVAAALVTKSEITITRAPIEFLEIELAVLEGMGLEFELSDEYKARNNHTRLVDIHLKHSTLHAPKDKLHSMPFPGVNMDNLPFLGLIATVAHGRTLVHDWSYENRAIYFTELSKLNANIELVDPHRVYITGPTKWKPADVVAPPALRPSVVVLLAMLAAPGTSILRDVYSINRGYEELATRLNSLGADIETVLEM; encoded by the coding sequence ATGGAACCAGACAACTATAAATTGAAAATTGGTCAACTCATTCAAGAAACAAGGCAGCACCGTGGGTTTACTCAAACGCAGCTAGCCGAAGCGCTCAACACAAGTCAGAGCGCTATTAACCGTATTGAAAAAGGTGGTCAGAACATCAGCCTTGAGATGATCGCGCGTATCAGCGACGTACTATCTCGCAATATTGTCACGCTCAACCAAACAGGAAAAATAAACTTTCAGGTAAATGGTGGCCGAACATTATCTGGATCAATCGAAGTAAAGACAAGTAAGAATGCAGCTGTTGGTCTTTTGTGCGCAAGTCTCCTAAATAAAGGAAAAACAACTCTCCGCAGAGTTGCTCGGATTGAAGAGGTCAATCGTATTATTGAAGTTTTAAATAGTATTGGCGTTAAAACAAAATGGCTACCACATAATGACCTAGAGATCGTACCTCCAAAACGCCTGCAGCTTGAAAAGATGGATGCAGAAGCCGCTAAGCGAACGCGCTCTATCATCATGTTCCTCGGCCCTCTTTTGCATCAATACCGTGATTTTAAGATACCATTTGCTGGTGGCTGTAATTTAGGAACACGAACCGTAGAGCCTCACATGGTAGGCCTAGCTCCATTTGGTCTATCTGTTGAAGCGACAACAAACTACTACCATGCTACTTCAAAAAAAGTTGGTGTTGACCGTGCGATCTTACTTACTGAACGCGGCGAGACTGTTTCTGAAAATATTATTATGGCAGCAGCACTCTATCCTGGAAAAACTGTCATACGTAACATTAGCTTTAACTATATGGTTCAGGATGTTTGTTATTTTGTGCAAAAATTAGGTGTAAAAATTGATGGAATAGGAACCACGACTTTAACAATACACGGTGTTGATTCTATCGACATGGATGTTGAATATTACCCTAGTGAGGATCCGATCGAAGCTATGAGCTTTGTTGCTGCAGCATTAGTGACAAAATCAGAAATTACAATAACACGAGCACCAATTGAATTCCTCGAAATCGAGTTAGCCGTTCTTGAAGGTATGGGCCTAGAGTTTGAACTTAGTGATGAATACAAGGCAAGAAACAATCATACGCGTCTTGTCGATATTCACCTCAAGCACTCAACGCTTCATGCGCCTAAGGACAAGTTGCATAGCATGCCCTTCCCTGGTGTAAACATGGATAATCTCCCATTCCTTGGTTTAATTGCAACGGTAGCCCACGGCCGGACGCTCGTACATGATTGGTCGTATGAGAATCGCGCAATTTACTTTACAGAACTCTCGAAGCTAAACGCAAATATCGAACTTGTCGATCCACATCGCGTCTATATTACAGGTCCAACAAAATGGAAGCCAGCTGATGTCGTTGCACCACCTGCGCTTAGACCATCTGTTGTAGTACTGCTTGCGATGCTGGCTGCTCCTGGAACATCAATCCTTCGTGATGTTTATTCAATCAATCGTGGATACGAAGAACTTGCAACTCGTCTCAACTCACTTGGCGCAGATATTGAAACCGTCCTCGAGATGTAA
- a CDS encoding HD domain-containing protein has protein sequence MPKTDPLFNSLQQMIIDLSLINRNHYLANTERRENDIEHSMTVAVLCWYIHDKYKIDLNIGSILKYAITHDFVERYAGDVNTFASAEERNAKIYREQQSLNRLSEEFSGFNDMVSSMQKYELKQDDESLFVWTVDKMQGLIMGDMDSWRPYAEIDINYEKFVVKYGELLEKSSSYCREIFEGLIEHSKTTYYDQPKV, from the coding sequence ATGCCAAAGACTGATCCCCTTTTCAATTCATTACAGCAGATGATTATAGATCTCTCTTTAATAAATCGTAACCACTACCTTGCGAACACTGAGCGACGTGAAAATGATATAGAACATAGCATGACTGTTGCGGTTTTGTGCTGGTATATACACGATAAATATAAAATAGACTTGAACATAGGAAGTATTCTTAAGTATGCGATTACTCACGACTTTGTTGAGCGCTATGCTGGTGATGTCAACACATTTGCTAGTGCTGAAGAGCGAAACGCAAAAATATATCGTGAGCAACAATCATTAAATAGATTGTCAGAAGAATTTAGTGGATTCAATGATATGGTCTCATCAATGCAAAAGTATGAGCTGAAACAAGATGATGAATCTCTATTCGTGTGGACGGTAGACAAAATGCAAGGACTCATAATGGGCGATATGGACTCCTGGCGACCTTACGCCGAAATAGATATAAATTACGAAAAATTTGTGGTTAAATATGGTGAGCTCTTAGAAAAATCATCCAGCTACTGCCGGGAAATATTCGAAGGACTCATAGAGCATAGCAAGACTACGTATTACGATCAGCCCAAAGTATAA
- a CDS encoding HXXEE domain-containing protein: MKFLRNHWFHIGFVVAILFSTYLLSGLNQLSSFRILISISFVGLLLHQFEEYVLPGHFPRMINTVMFHSKTPNRYPLNPNTALIINVLLGWLLYILAIIFADHAVWLAVTSIMISIGNVVAHTFLFNIKGKTLYNPGMATALGIFLPTTIIFFQFVIQTNLLDVNNFIIGLVLGIILNYFGVLKMITLLGKKNTPYHFK; the protein is encoded by the coding sequence ATGAAATTCCTTAGGAACCATTGGTTCCACATCGGGTTCGTAGTCGCCATTCTTTTTTCAACATATCTCTTATCAGGACTTAATCAATTATCTAGTTTTCGTATTTTAATCAGCATTAGTTTTGTTGGTTTATTGCTACATCAGTTTGAAGAATATGTATTACCTGGACATTTCCCTCGCATGATTAACACTGTTATGTTTCATAGCAAAACACCCAATCGTTATCCGCTTAATCCGAATACGGCGCTTATTATCAATGTACTACTCGGATGGTTATTATATATTTTGGCAATAATCTTCGCCGATCATGCGGTTTGGCTGGCTGTTACCTCGATTATGATTTCTATTGGAAACGTTGTAGCGCATACATTCTTATTTAATATAAAAGGGAAAACCCTCTATAACCCAGGCATGGCGACAGCTCTTGGCATATTCTTACCCACGACAATAATATTTTTCCAGTTTGTTATTCAAACAAACCTTTTAGATGTTAATAATTTTATTATCGGCTTAGTATTGGGTATTATCCTCAATTATTTTGGCGTTCTCAAAATGATCACACTATTAGGAAAAAAGAATACGCCATATCATTTTAAATAA
- a CDS encoding EVE domain-containing protein: MKYWINVVSSDHVQRGIEGGFTQANHGKPGALRKMNRGDWLIFYSPKTKFENGEPLQTFTALGEIIDDEPYQSEVNSSFNPWRRNVQFENIREAPIKPLIESLDFIENKIQWGYKFRFGVIEISERDFTTIKHALSY, translated from the coding sequence ATGAAGTACTGGATTAATGTAGTAAGCAGTGATCATGTTCAACGTGGCATCGAGGGTGGCTTTACGCAAGCAAATCACGGTAAGCCTGGGGCGCTTCGTAAAATGAATAGAGGAGACTGGTTGATATTCTATTCGCCGAAAACGAAGTTTGAAAATGGCGAACCACTTCAGACGTTCACGGCACTTGGAGAGATTATAGACGATGAACCATACCAAAGTGAAGTAAATAGCTCATTTAACCCATGGCGCCGTAATGTTCAGTTTGAAAATATTAGAGAAGCACCGATTAAGCCTCTTATTGAATCTCTTGATTTTATCGAAAATAAAATCCAATGGGGATATAAATTTAGATTTGGCGTCATAGAAATCAGTGAACGAGACTTTACGACAATAAAGCATGCACTATCTTATTAG
- a CDS encoding MFS transporter, translated as MAKNKKNIKFLLLASYANNLGWGVYAPLYAIFVLKLGGTSFDVSFLWSIYALLTGLLMMLFGRLENSKKYNPALMLVIGYGLFVIIAIGFLYVHTVHQFYALQILLAFAMGIMTPAARASYARAQKKGKEAGQWGLFDGENYILIAIASFSGGILYKFGGFHSLFIAMLAIQLLATYLAIINLRSNMSKINL; from the coding sequence ATGGCAAAAAATAAAAAAAATATAAAGTTCCTCCTTTTGGCTAGCTATGCAAATAATCTTGGCTGGGGAGTTTATGCACCTCTATATGCTATATTCGTGTTAAAACTTGGTGGCACAAGTTTTGATGTAAGCTTTCTATGGAGTATATACGCGTTACTGACAGGGCTACTTATGATGCTTTTTGGACGGCTAGAAAATTCTAAGAAATATAATCCAGCTCTCATGCTCGTAATTGGTTATGGTCTATTTGTTATTATAGCGATCGGATTTTTATATGTTCATACAGTCCATCAATTCTATGCACTTCAAATACTACTAGCGTTTGCGATGGGCATTATGACACCGGCAGCACGTGCCAGCTATGCGAGAGCTCAGAAAAAAGGCAAAGAAGCTGGTCAATGGGGTCTATTCGATGGCGAGAATTACATTCTCATTGCTATTGCGTCATTTAGTGGTGGAATTCTGTATAAATTTGGAGGTTTTCATAGTCTCTTTATTGCTATGCTAGCAATACAACTTTTGGCGACATATCTTGCGATCATAAACCTGCGCTCAAACATGTCTAAGATAAATCTATAA
- a CDS encoding DUF4287 domain-containing protein, translating to MSFQAYLDNIEAKTGKTPNDLIELTKQKGYDNPATKSMVIINWLKEDFDLGRGHAMAIVHIIRNGDTIPDNNVGGTGVHRDASNTLKLDGKDS from the coding sequence ATGTCATTCCAAGCCTATCTTGATAACATTGAAGCTAAAACTGGCAAAACTCCTAACGATCTTATTGAGCTTACAAAACAAAAAGGCTACGACAATCCAGCAACAAAATCTATGGTGATTATTAATTGGTTAAAAGAAGATTTTGACCTTGGACGCGGACACGCGATGGCAATAGTACATATCATCAGAAATGGGGATACAATACCCGATAATAATGTTGGGGGTACCGGTGTTCATAGAGACGCATCAAATACCCTGAAGCTCGACGGCAAGGATAGCTAG
- a CDS encoding DMT family transporter, which produces MSWQLFTAISVLTLSSSVLLQRILLFKDKTDPYAYAVIFQGLVGILLTVLAIIIGFKLPNIEKLIIPAIISVVAFGIGHIIYAKTLQIVEASAFSVLFATQAIWIMMLGIILFHESLTILQLVGSLFIFASVGLLIKNIRSLTIDKGTALGLLTGILFGIAITSWSYVGRHTDGLSWAAISFIGTAIVAFTAKPSSMHKMPPLLTGKLFPKLLVLGVLYAIGSVAMLFAYKEGTFSVVTPLRQTSIIVTVLLALLFLPGERNRLRIKLAASLICFIGVMLIVF; this is translated from the coding sequence ATGTCATGGCAACTTTTCACAGCTATAAGTGTTCTGACATTATCTTCGTCTGTATTACTGCAGCGAATACTACTCTTTAAAGATAAAACTGACCCGTATGCATATGCCGTTATATTCCAAGGCCTTGTAGGAATTCTCTTAACCGTACTTGCCATTATTATTGGTTTCAAATTACCAAATATAGAGAAGCTTATTATCCCCGCCATTATTTCGGTTGTTGCATTTGGAATTGGTCATATCATTTATGCGAAGACTCTTCAGATAGTAGAGGCATCTGCATTCTCAGTCCTTTTTGCAACTCAGGCTATCTGGATTATGATGCTCGGTATTATCCTTTTTCACGAGTCTCTCACTATATTACAGCTCGTGGGTTCGCTCTTCATTTTTGCAAGTGTTGGCCTGCTTATTAAAAATATACGTTCACTTACTATAGATAAAGGAACGGCCCTTGGTCTTCTCACGGGAATATTATTTGGTATTGCTATTACGAGTTGGTCATACGTGGGCCGCCATACGGACGGACTATCTTGGGCTGCGATTAGCTTCATAGGAACAGCCATTGTTGCATTTACGGCAAAGCCAAGCTCAATGCATAAAATGCCTCCACTCTTGACGGGTAAATTATTCCCAAAACTCCTCGTTCTTGGAGTACTTTATGCAATTGGTAGTGTCGCTATGTTATTTGCGTATAAAGAAGGAACTTTTTCTGTCGTCACCCCACTACGGCAAACCTCAATAATCGTCACTGTTCTACTAGCACTCTTATTCCTCCCGGGGGAACGTAACCGATTAAGGATAAAGCTAGCTGCCTCACTCATCTGTTTTATTGGTGTCATGCTTATAGTATTTTAG
- a CDS encoding Crp/Fnr family transcriptional regulator has protein sequence MRQTIAEFIRSQPIKLFTKNEILLQQGEIPTSIFAVRSGLVKISDISIEGFEQMLWLAKKYDVIPLEWLFDASTVSPFFYTAHVDTEVFVVPKDEFLYHIKDDGEAKSEINLAISMKQRQLLEHISSTLKPKARDKITHMLYHIGLRFQESDDGDDSSLPLTHQNVANLVGITRETASLELRVLKQEGFIDYGKQNITIHTNKLAEIVDTI, from the coding sequence ATGAGACAAACAATTGCAGAATTTATCCGTTCCCAACCCATTAAACTTTTCACTAAAAATGAAATATTGTTACAGCAAGGTGAAATACCTACGTCAATTTTCGCCGTTCGCTCGGGACTAGTAAAAATTAGCGATATATCTATTGAAGGCTTTGAGCAGATGCTGTGGCTAGCAAAGAAATATGATGTCATTCCACTCGAATGGCTATTTGATGCCAGCACTGTTTCGCCGTTTTTTTATACTGCCCATGTTGATACGGAAGTGTTTGTCGTTCCCAAGGATGAGTTTTTGTATCACATAAAAGACGATGGTGAGGCAAAGTCAGAAATCAATCTTGCAATCAGTATGAAGCAACGACAACTACTTGAGCATATTAGCTCTACACTTAAGCCAAAAGCGAGAGATAAAATTACACACATGCTATATCACATCGGGCTTCGCTTTCAGGAAAGTGACGATGGTGATGATTCATCGTTACCGCTGACGCATCAAAATGTTGCAAACCTTGTTGGCATTACTCGAGAAACAGCTTCTCTTGAGCTTCGCGTATTAAAGCAAGAAGGATTTATAGACTACGGTAAGCAAAATATCACTATCCATACTAATAAATTGGCAGAGATCGTTGATACTATTTAA
- a CDS encoding glycosyltransferase family 39 protein has product MKFLTSFVANKKFLIYLSLFCMMLFAIYFSVTVFAHTSLRLDEAQSLFQTNRDVPGLLNLVAQDVHVPLYHILLHYWQVLFGNDIFTARMMSLVFFVATIPAVYFLATYIFNRRVGLFAALLITISPFMDWYGSEARMYSMLAFFTVVHQLAFMKLFREGKPVHWVWFTVTAILGIYSHYFFAFVLLAEIVFFILARKEFAVKKAFRKFTISGILVAASIAPWLYYVYKLGTASNTQPSLMEPTSVDLFNTYAQFIFGFQVDSLNTVIVSLWPIVVLLAFFGLQKSRKTTKEALFLVAASVVPVLGAFFISVTLRPFYQSRYLIVALPALVIFIAWIISTYPKKLALALRAILVAGILGLFVVQTLNPATPVKEDYSQAVGYLNNKATSKDVIVLSAPFTIYPTEYYYTGPAKVTTQPIWNRFEQGSVPAFDPAKLDAEVKSNTDSYQTAWLMLSYDQGYNEKIKNYYDNHFERMSQKEFSKNLWVYSYKVRYDPPIAITN; this is encoded by the coding sequence ATGAAATTCTTAACATCGTTTGTAGCAAATAAAAAATTTCTGATATACCTTTCTCTTTTTTGCATGATGCTGTTTGCTATCTACTTCAGTGTGACAGTTTTTGCTCATACGAGTCTTCGTCTTGACGAAGCGCAAAGTTTATTCCAGACAAACCGTGATGTACCTGGACTTCTTAACTTGGTAGCGCAGGATGTGCATGTGCCTCTTTACCACATCCTACTTCACTATTGGCAGGTCTTATTTGGTAACGACATATTTACCGCGCGCATGATGTCACTAGTCTTCTTCGTCGCTACTATACCGGCTGTTTATTTTCTTGCGACATATATATTTAATAGACGAGTAGGTCTATTTGCGGCACTTCTCATCACAATATCACCATTCATGGACTGGTATGGATCCGAAGCGCGCATGTATTCAATGCTCGCATTTTTTACAGTTGTACATCAACTTGCATTTATGAAACTATTTCGCGAAGGTAAGCCTGTACACTGGGTATGGTTTACGGTAACCGCGATCTTAGGGATATATAGCCATTATTTCTTTGCCTTTGTGTTGCTCGCGGAAATAGTATTCTTCATACTTGCACGAAAAGAATTCGCCGTCAAAAAAGCATTTCGGAAGTTTACGATTTCAGGCATTTTGGTAGCGGCATCAATTGCACCGTGGCTATATTATGTATACAAACTGGGAACTGCAAGTAACACACAGCCAAGCCTAATGGAGCCGACAAGTGTCGATTTATTTAATACGTATGCTCAATTTATTTTTGGGTTTCAGGTTGATAGTTTGAACACTGTTATCGTATCGCTTTGGCCAATAGTTGTATTGCTTGCGTTCTTTGGATTACAAAAAAGTCGCAAAACGACAAAAGAAGCATTATTTCTTGTTGCTGCATCGGTCGTGCCGGTACTAGGGGCATTTTTTATAAGCGTCACTCTACGTCCATTCTACCAAAGCCGTTATTTGATTGTGGCATTACCAGCACTTGTCATATTTATTGCATGGATAATATCAACGTATCCTAAAAAGTTAGCACTTGCTCTTAGGGCCATCCTTGTAGCTGGTATTCTTGGGCTATTTGTCGTTCAGACTCTCAATCCTGCCACACCCGTTAAGGAAGATTACAGCCAGGCAGTAGGTTATCTAAATAATAAGGCAACAAGTAAAGATGTCATCGTTTTATCTGCTCCATTTACAATCTATCCTACAGAGTACTATTACACAGGTCCAGCAAAAGTAACGACACAACCTATATGGAATAGATTTGAACAGGGAAGTGTTCCTGCATTTGATCCGGCAAAACTCGATGCAGAAGTAAAATCAAATACTGACTCATACCAAACTGCGTGGCTTATGCTGAGTTATGATCAGGGTTATAACGAAAAGATAAAAAATTACTATGATAATCATTTCGAGCGCATGAGTCAGAAAGAGTTTTCAAAAAATCTCTGGGTATACAGCTATAAGGTGAGATATGATCCACCGATCGCTATAACGAATTAA
- a CDS encoding glycosyltransferase: MEFLKTTRVSPLFLILNMVLSVTYFIFIALFFKVGNPFLFALLIIGEVFHLWQVFGYIHSVWPRKRQKDFDPSFKPNVAVYITVCGEPTDIVEETVKAVLKMDYPTYSVYILNDGFVANRDNWKEAEVLADKYGIKCLTRKKPGGAKAGNINHALSKTKEPFVVIFDADHVPKHSFLAKMMGYFTDEKVAFVQSPQYYKNHNENMVTGGAWDQQALFFGAILQGKDSSNTAFMCGTNMILRRKTLLEAGGMSETSIAEDFLTSLLIHEKGGKSIYVGEVLAEGLAPEDFLSYYKQQFRWARGSLEVVFRFNPFFRKSLTLSQRIQYLSSASFYLSGLIVFLNAVMPLIYFYSGLEPLSISTMTLALIFLPYIFIVLYTIQLTSNFSYTFRALSFSLSSFPIHIKAVWQILTGKKSGFVVTSKKKVSGNHGYLVTPHLVYIALAVFGVLVGFLREGFSPSIITNATWVIIYIAIFVPFISAAFEKDKPDKTEEIALAVEGETV; this comes from the coding sequence ATGGAATTTTTAAAAACAACTCGCGTGAGCCCACTCTTCCTCATACTTAACATGGTTTTGTCGGTTACTTATTTCATTTTCATAGCACTATTTTTCAAGGTTGGTAACCCGTTTCTATTTGCACTTTTAATAATTGGTGAAGTCTTTCATTTATGGCAAGTTTTTGGATATATTCATAGCGTATGGCCGCGTAAGCGTCAGAAGGATTTCGACCCTTCTTTTAAGCCAAATGTTGCAGTATATATTACTGTTTGTGGTGAGCCGACTGATATCGTTGAAGAGACTGTTAAGGCTGTATTAAAAATGGACTACCCAACGTACTCTGTCTATATTCTTAATGATGGTTTTGTTGCGAATAGAGACAACTGGAAAGAAGCGGAGGTACTCGCGGATAAATATGGTATCAAATGTCTAACTCGTAAAAAACCAGGGGGTGCCAAGGCGGGTAATATAAACCACGCTCTCTCAAAAACAAAAGAGCCATTTGTTGTTATATTTGATGCCGACCATGTACCGAAGCATTCCTTTCTTGCAAAAATGATGGGGTACTTTACTGATGAGAAGGTTGCATTTGTTCAATCACCTCAATATTACAAGAATCATAATGAGAATATGGTCACTGGTGGAGCATGGGATCAGCAGGCGCTTTTCTTCGGAGCAATTTTACAAGGAAAAGATTCATCAAACACTGCATTTATGTGTGGAACAAATATGATTCTTCGTCGAAAAACTCTACTTGAGGCCGGAGGAATGAGTGAGACAAGTATTGCTGAGGATTTTTTGACATCTTTACTCATACATGAAAAAGGTGGTAAGTCCATATATGTTGGTGAAGTTCTTGCCGAAGGACTTGCACCTGAAGACTTTCTTTCGTATTACAAGCAGCAATTTCGTTGGGCACGAGGTAGTCTAGAGGTTGTATTTCGATTTAACCCATTTTTCCGTAAAAGCCTAACACTATCACAGCGTATTCAATATCTTTCATCGGCTAGTTTTTATTTATCTGGACTAATCGTATTTCTTAATGCCGTTATGCCGCTCATTTACTTTTATAGTGGACTTGAGCCGCTATCAATAAGTACGATGACACTAGCGCTAATATTTTTGCCCTATATTTTTATCGTTTTATATACCATTCAACTTACAAGTAACTTTTCATATACATTCCGTGCATTATCTTTCAGCCTCAGCTCATTTCCGATTCATATAAAAGCAGTATGGCAAATTCTTACTGGTAAAAAGAGTGGATTCGTCGTTACTTCAAAGAAAAAGGTGAGTGGTAATCATGGATACCTTGTTACACCCCATCTTGTTTACATCGCTCTTGCTGTGTTCGGTGTGCTTGTTGGTTTTCTACGTGAAGGATTCAGCCCATCCATCATTACAAACGCAACATGGGTAATTATATACATTGCTATATTTGTACCATTTATAAGTGCTGCATTTGAAAAAGATAAACCAGATAAAACTGAAGAGATAGCATTAGCTGTTGAAGGAGAAACAGTATAA